One Bdellovibrio bacteriovorus DNA window includes the following coding sequences:
- a CDS encoding tRNA threonylcarbamoyladenosine dehydratase, whose translation METPATENISNNATSASLSATEPVQPPETQYVLHRRFDRMGRLVGDSVMSKLFNSHVMVIGLGGVGSWAAESLARSGVGKITVIDFDEVCITNANRQLHALQGLVGKKKAEVMGERLRKINPQATIQVIPEFYNEENSEMMLSHNPDFIVDAIDNMTAKCHLLATCRAKGIKVITSGGSAAKMDPTRIKITDLGKTFGDPMAASVRKILRQKHGFTDNKNFGIPCVFSDETPRLPEELKYDNGNGFKCVCPQKSALHGCDNRNVIHGTASFVTGSFGLFMASYVVNQIYASVKTQNQLTPEVQ comes from the coding sequence ATGGAAACACCTGCTACCGAAAACATCTCCAATAATGCAACTTCTGCTTCTCTGAGCGCAACGGAACCGGTTCAACCGCCAGAAACACAATACGTTTTGCATCGCCGTTTTGATCGCATGGGGCGTTTGGTCGGCGACTCGGTGATGAGCAAGCTTTTTAATTCGCACGTGATGGTGATCGGTCTTGGGGGTGTGGGGTCTTGGGCCGCAGAATCTTTGGCGCGTTCAGGTGTGGGTAAAATCACCGTGATTGATTTTGACGAAGTTTGTATCACCAATGCCAATCGTCAGTTGCATGCTTTACAAGGTTTGGTCGGTAAGAAAAAAGCCGAAGTGATGGGCGAACGTTTGCGCAAAATCAACCCGCAAGCCACCATTCAAGTGATCCCTGAATTTTATAACGAAGAAAATTCCGAAATGATGTTATCGCATAATCCAGATTTTATCGTGGATGCGATTGATAATATGACGGCGAAATGCCACTTGCTAGCTACTTGCCGCGCTAAGGGTATCAAAGTGATTACTTCGGGTGGATCTGCGGCCAAGATGGATCCAACAAGAATCAAAATTACGGATTTAGGAAAAACTTTTGGAGATCCGATGGCGGCTTCGGTGCGTAAGATTTTGCGCCAAAAGCATGGGTTTACTGATAACAAAAATTTTGGCATCCCTTGCGTTTTTTCCGATGAAACACCTCGCTTGCCAGAAGAGCTTAAGTACGATAACGGCAATGGTTTTAAGTGCGTATGCCCTCAGAAAAGTGCGTTGCATGGTTGTGATAACCGCAACGTCATTCACGGAACCGCAAGCTTTGTGACGGGCTCGTTTGGTTTGTTCATGGCCTCTTATGTAGTTAATCAAATTTATGCCTCTGTGAAAACTCAAAACCAACTCACTCCAGAGGTGCAATAA
- a CDS encoding class I SAM-dependent methyltransferase, with protein MKLKIPYKDKITLGYSLMRSAHFAAQQFSLPFFEFLATGKTGPRKSLEAQHIKRLYSELFQLLKKDSENIARGLYPLDVLKPEKAVRHFMRYPRLLVDGYQISKRREQRNQNDFDPEAQEFLKELPEYYQRNFHFQTGGYLTKDSAELYEHQVEILFSGSADAMRRLIIPLAKEAYPGDGEGLHFLEVAAGTGRLTRFMKLAYPKAKITVLDLSYPYLKKAQDNLKEFERVDFVQGAAESLPFQEGKFDFIYSCFLFHELPLEIRRQVVEESFRVLKAGGHMGFVDSVQKEDAKDLDWALEQFPVDFHEPFYKNYTQNPMEGLMHYRGFSHIKKDQGFFAKAVLGQKPLDH; from the coding sequence ATGAAATTGAAAATTCCTTATAAAGATAAGATCACATTAGGTTACTCGCTCATGCGCTCGGCTCACTTCGCGGCTCAGCAGTTCTCCTTGCCTTTTTTTGAGTTCTTAGCGACGGGAAAAACCGGACCGCGCAAATCCTTAGAAGCTCAACACATTAAGCGCCTTTATTCTGAACTTTTTCAGTTATTAAAAAAAGACAGTGAAAATATCGCACGCGGGCTTTATCCCTTGGATGTTTTAAAGCCGGAAAAAGCGGTTCGTCATTTTATGCGTTATCCGCGCCTTTTGGTTGATGGTTATCAGATTTCAAAACGTCGTGAACAGCGCAATCAGAATGATTTTGATCCAGAAGCGCAGGAGTTCTTAAAAGAACTGCCCGAATACTATCAGCGCAATTTCCATTTTCAAACGGGTGGGTATCTGACGAAAGATTCGGCAGAACTTTACGAGCATCAAGTGGAAATCTTATTTTCGGGCTCAGCGGATGCCATGCGCCGCTTGATCATTCCGTTAGCCAAAGAAGCTTACCCGGGTGATGGTGAGGGCTTGCACTTCTTAGAGGTCGCAGCTGGCACGGGAAGACTCACGCGCTTTATGAAGCTTGCCTACCCCAAGGCCAAGATCACTGTTTTGGATTTGAGTTATCCGTATCTAAAAAAGGCGCAAGACAATTTGAAAGAGTTTGAGCGCGTGGATTTCGTTCAAGGTGCGGCGGAAAGCCTGCCATTTCAAGAAGGCAAGTTTGACTTCATCTATTCTTGTTTCCTATTTCATGAGCTTCCCCTTGAGATCCGCCGCCAAGTGGTGGAGGAAAGTTTTCGAGTTCTTAAAGCCGGAGGCCACATGGGATTTGTCGACTCTGTGCAAAAAGAAGATGCTAAAGATCTGGATTGGGCCTTAGAGCAATTCCCAGTCGATTTTCATGAGCCTTTTTACAAGAACTATACGCAAAACCCCATGGAAGGTCTGATGCATTACCGGGGTTTTTCGCATATCAAGAAAGATCAGGGATTTTTCGCCAAGGCTGTTCTGGGTCAAAAACCTTTGGACCATTAA
- a CDS encoding deoxyhypusine synthase family protein — translation MGPISQFIDHHYRHFNAAALKDAAVGYKKHIANNGQMLVTLAGAMSTAELGLSLAEMIRAGKVHAISCTGANLEEDVFNLVAHDHYERIPNYRDLTPADEQKLLEKHLNRVTDTCIPEHEAIRRIEGAVLEYWQDADKKGESYFPHEFMYKILLSGKLKEHYQIDPKNSWLLAAAEKNLPMVVPGWEDSTLGNIFAGYCIKGEIKKSTTVKGGIEYMKTWAEWYMGASKKNPVGFFQIGGGIAGDFPICVVPMLEQDLGHEDVPLWSYFAQISDSTTSYGSYSGAIPNEKITWGKLAPTTPSYIVESDATICAPLIFGYVLGW, via the coding sequence ATGGGACCTATTTCTCAGTTCATCGATCATCATTATCGTCATTTCAACGCCGCAGCACTTAAAGACGCCGCTGTTGGTTACAAAAAACACATCGCGAACAACGGACAAATGTTAGTGACTTTGGCAGGTGCGATGTCGACGGCGGAATTGGGACTTTCTTTGGCGGAAATGATTCGCGCGGGTAAAGTCCACGCGATTTCTTGCACAGGGGCGAACCTTGAAGAAGATGTATTTAACTTAGTGGCGCACGATCACTACGAGCGCATCCCGAACTACCGTGATTTGACTCCGGCGGATGAACAAAAACTTTTGGAAAAGCACTTAAACCGCGTGACGGACACCTGCATTCCAGAGCACGAAGCCATCCGTCGTATTGAAGGGGCCGTTCTTGAGTACTGGCAAGATGCTGACAAAAAAGGTGAGTCTTACTTCCCGCATGAATTCATGTACAAAATTCTTCTTTCTGGAAAATTAAAAGAACACTACCAGATCGATCCCAAAAATTCTTGGTTGTTAGCGGCGGCTGAAAAAAATCTTCCGATGGTTGTTCCGGGGTGGGAAGACTCCACTTTGGGTAATATCTTTGCTGGTTACTGCATTAAAGGGGAAATCAAAAAATCAACCACGGTTAAAGGTGGTATTGAGTACATGAAAACGTGGGCCGAGTGGTATATGGGCGCTTCTAAAAAGAACCCGGTTGGCTTTTTCCAAATCGGTGGTGGTATCGCTGGCGATTTCCCAATCTGTGTCGTTCCAATGCTTGAACAAGACTTGGGTCATGAAGATGTTCCTTTATGGAGCTACTTTGCGCAAATTTCTGACTCTACAACTTCCTACGGTTCATACTCTGGAGCTATTCCAAATGAAAAGATCACTTGGGGTAAGCTAGCTCCAACAACGCCAAGCTACATCGTCGAATCAGACGCCACCATCTGTGCGCCATTGATCTTCGGATACGTTCTTGGTTGGTAG
- a CDS encoding helix-turn-helix domain-containing protein, producing MSFANNLRRLLTDRKMSVAALSQQSGVPIKTLYHWLSGQQPRKMDHLFKICDLLDVSVEELFGRPKRASAPSSLPQSSLQEELNAGLYEIVLRPASPRGK from the coding sequence ATGAGCTTTGCAAATAACTTACGTCGTCTACTGACCGACCGAAAAATGAGCGTTGCCGCACTTTCGCAGCAATCAGGTGTGCCCATTAAGACTCTCTATCATTGGCTGTCGGGACAGCAGCCTCGCAAGATGGATCATCTGTTTAAGATCTGCGATCTTTTGGATGTATCGGTGGAAGAACTCTTCGGCAGACCTAAAAGAGCTTCGGCTCCGTCGTCGCTGCCTCAGTCTTCGCTTCAAGAAGAGCTCAATGCCGGACTCTATGAGATTGTGTTACGCCCGGCTTCGCCACGCGGGAAATAA
- a CDS encoding MOSC domain-containing protein, giving the protein MSLKGAFSIQSACSKIKKDLDLGSGTRKHFVMKVQELHIYPIKSARGQKVKNFEMTEQGPVGDRQWMLIDDKGSFLSQRGFPKMATIETFYEPEALTVGLGKMFFKISTKNNFQRKATVQVWNDSFEAALEPDLYSQGIAQYLGTSCRLVRYAPYSQRRVRSNDEGNWSPEVRFADGRPLLLTSQKSLEDLNSRLSVPVPMNRFRPNIVVDGAKAYEEDQWKKIKIGSVILSQPKASIRCVIINIDQTTGESRGPDPLKTLASYRRIERGVSFGVLWIPENTGIISENDAVEVLE; this is encoded by the coding sequence ATGAGCCTTAAAGGCGCATTTAGTATTCAATCTGCCTGCAGCAAAATCAAGAAAGATCTTGATTTAGGCTCGGGAACGAGAAAGCATTTCGTTATGAAAGTTCAAGAGCTTCACATTTATCCGATCAAGTCGGCGCGCGGCCAAAAAGTAAAAAACTTTGAGATGACCGAGCAGGGCCCGGTCGGGGATCGCCAGTGGATGCTCATTGATGATAAGGGAAGTTTTCTTTCTCAAAGAGGCTTTCCGAAGATGGCGACCATTGAAACTTTCTATGAGCCCGAGGCCTTAACGGTAGGTTTGGGCAAAATGTTCTTTAAGATTTCCACCAAAAACAACTTTCAACGTAAAGCCACCGTGCAGGTGTGGAATGATTCCTTTGAAGCGGCCTTAGAGCCGGATCTTTACTCTCAAGGTATTGCCCAATATTTAGGAACTTCTTGTCGCCTTGTAAGATATGCGCCTTATTCTCAGCGCCGTGTGCGATCCAATGATGAAGGGAACTGGAGCCCCGAGGTTCGTTTTGCGGATGGTCGGCCTTTGCTTTTAACCAGCCAAAAAAGTCTGGAAGACTTAAATTCTCGACTTTCTGTGCCGGTCCCGATGAATCGTTTTCGTCCTAATATTGTCGTTGATGGGGCAAAAGCATATGAAGAAGATCAGTGGAAGAAAATTAAAATCGGATCTGTGATTTTATCTCAACCCAAAGCCAGCATTCGCTGTGTAATTATAAACATCGATCAAACCACGGGTGAGTCGCGGGGGCCGGACCCCCTTAAGACTTTGGCGAGTTATCGTCGTATTGAAAGAGGAGTCAGCTTTGGGGTCTTATGGATCCCGGAAAACACCGGGATTATTTCAGAAAACGATGCGGTGGAAGTTCTGGAATAG
- a CDS encoding AarF/UbiB family protein: MLRQAVLILLFVIVAVKAAFAADSEKGLYLTFEQRMAISYALLAQGESSEKKAEIVQRGKDYLKGMLSQPIETVAVKSFADFLKAMRGEWPNTHSLALDVEILEKAGPRSIKMFTSQSPRVQKQIEDYMKWQQVQLLKMAGSEGAAIGEAAKSFGGLLKTMATNPMAQKLAEGWLLDQSEAVLADRMKELDRVGEKVAESSFAKQQDPTSRIFMQTLLSEYFARLNPSSKKLIVSSFLGGDLLMDDMKKFELMVQSSGPALQKLLQVVARQSNLPREVLAVFRRLESSVSPVPWVLVDEIVKQEKKNYDFSYFEKKPLGVGTMAQTHRAKIKTRGEQSVVPRFIKPDIALRVEEDRKILSEIGRILDSNPDFIQMQVPKVSPVVDDIIKTIVAELDQNATIERQKQAKVYERVVPFVSPEYKSELEFHVPKIHEPKTKDSKLMVQEMVYGDKLDAVAETYQDAIPGLKKAIVEAMARTWAQEALFGSGFYHSDLHQGNFMIDVKEPRIMVNILDFGMGGTISSDMQRQVMVLGVGTDILSAELIARAFWDLSNKAKNQISESDFKKAVVQKVNLIAKGKEPNISMELWMAWALNRNLALPYEFVSLNRGMAIMNKLLEDSGSALDLTKITKSIAKENPRIVYNNLVVKERLSAEDLVRLGWSEMKAMFQKEPPRLRTLGMPKIPALIKCQAVFQ; the protein is encoded by the coding sequence ATGTTGAGACAAGCCGTTCTCATATTATTATTTGTCATCGTTGCTGTTAAGGCAGCCTTTGCCGCCGATTCTGAAAAAGGATTGTACCTGACCTTCGAACAACGAATGGCGATCAGCTATGCACTTTTAGCGCAAGGTGAATCCAGTGAAAAAAAGGCTGAAATCGTTCAACGGGGTAAAGACTATCTTAAAGGTATGTTAAGTCAGCCCATTGAAACCGTCGCGGTTAAAAGCTTCGCAGATTTTTTAAAAGCCATGCGTGGTGAATGGCCGAATACTCACAGCTTGGCTTTAGACGTTGAGATCTTAGAAAAAGCGGGACCTCGATCTATTAAAATGTTCACCTCCCAAAGTCCTCGCGTACAAAAACAAATTGAAGACTACATGAAGTGGCAACAAGTGCAGCTGTTAAAAATGGCGGGCTCTGAAGGAGCGGCTATTGGTGAGGCAGCGAAAAGTTTTGGCGGTCTTTTAAAGACCATGGCTACAAATCCCATGGCGCAAAAATTAGCTGAAGGCTGGCTTTTGGATCAAAGTGAAGCCGTCCTGGCGGATCGAATGAAAGAATTAGATCGCGTCGGTGAAAAAGTGGCGGAGTCAAGTTTTGCAAAACAGCAAGATCCCACCTCGCGCATTTTTATGCAAACTCTTCTTAGTGAATACTTTGCGCGATTAAATCCTTCCTCTAAAAAATTAATCGTGAGTTCCTTCTTGGGTGGCGATTTGTTAATGGACGATATGAAAAAATTTGAACTGATGGTTCAAAGCAGTGGTCCGGCGTTGCAAAAACTTCTGCAAGTCGTGGCTCGTCAATCAAATCTTCCGCGTGAAGTCTTGGCGGTGTTTCGTCGCCTGGAAAGCTCTGTCAGCCCAGTTCCATGGGTTCTTGTTGATGAAATCGTGAAACAAGAAAAGAAAAACTATGACTTTTCTTATTTCGAAAAGAAACCTTTGGGCGTAGGAACAATGGCCCAAACTCATCGCGCAAAAATCAAAACTCGCGGTGAGCAGTCCGTGGTGCCGCGCTTTATTAAACCAGATATCGCCCTGCGTGTGGAAGAAGATCGCAAGATCTTAAGCGAAATAGGTCGCATCTTGGATTCAAATCCTGACTTTATCCAAATGCAGGTGCCCAAAGTCAGTCCGGTTGTGGACGACATCATTAAAACGATCGTAGCTGAACTAGATCAAAACGCGACGATCGAACGTCAAAAACAAGCCAAAGTCTATGAACGCGTAGTTCCGTTTGTTTCGCCAGAATATAAATCTGAACTTGAATTCCATGTTCCGAAGATCCACGAACCAAAAACCAAAGACTCAAAATTGATGGTTCAGGAGATGGTTTATGGCGATAAGTTAGATGCCGTAGCTGAAACTTATCAAGACGCGATTCCGGGTCTTAAAAAAGCTATCGTGGAAGCCATGGCTCGCACATGGGCGCAAGAAGCCTTGTTTGGATCGGGTTTTTATCACTCGGATCTGCACCAAGGTAATTTTATGATTGACGTCAAAGAGCCGCGTATCATGGTCAATATCCTTGATTTTGGTATGGGCGGAACGATCTCTAGCGACATGCAACGGCAAGTGATGGTTTTAGGTGTCGGGACCGACATCTTGAGTGCGGAATTAATTGCGCGCGCTTTCTGGGATCTAAGTAATAAGGCCAAAAATCAAATCAGCGAAAGTGATTTTAAAAAGGCCGTTGTACAAAAGGTAAATCTGATTGCCAAAGGTAAAGAGCCTAATATCAGCATGGAGTTATGGATGGCTTGGGCCTTAAACCGCAACTTGGCTTTGCCCTATGAATTTGTCAGCTTAAACCGTGGCATGGCCATCATGAATAAGCTTTTAGAAGACTCCGGCAGTGCTTTAGATCTAACTAAGATCACCAAGTCCATCGCAAAAGAAAACCCACGCATCGTTTATAATAACTTGGTGGTGAAAGAGCGTCTTTCTGCCGAGGACCTTGTGCGTTTAGGGTGGAGCGAGATGAAAGCCATGTTCCAAAAAGAGCCACCTCGATTGCGCACCTTGGGAATGCCAAAAATACCGGCGCTAATTAAGTGCCAAGCCGTCTTTCAATAA
- a CDS encoding MATE family efflux transporter yields MSQSKFWHEGRLLAKLSGPIIVGQLGQNLIILADTIMVGSLGPLALGASAFAGSVFVVFLIFAFGVLAPITALIAKAEGQEDHPRGGVLLHHSVGIALGLSAFLVAVLYILMSQLHLLGQTKDVIDLALPFFEITIWSLLPSLLYQTYKQFTDGIGKTKVGMGVMIFGVVFNIAGNFVLINGYWGFPKLGLNGAAWATLMARTLMALAMIAFVHFHPMFKKYLTERWSHRFDRHLTKSLIRLGLPTGMTYIFEVGAFSAAAVMMGWFGSSPLAAHQITISLASMTFLVTIGVGIAASIRVGYEIGRDDRRQARFAGMTAIKIGATYMAVCGVLFMSLRWHLPKIYVTDPDVIAIAAGLFIIVALFQIFDGIQAVSIGALRGMSDTQIPGIIAFFAYWIIGLPTGYFLAFHAGVGPMGVWIGLLIALIIASSLLTLRFHILSNRYLKP; encoded by the coding sequence TTGTCTCAGTCTAAATTTTGGCATGAGGGAAGGCTTCTGGCGAAGCTTTCCGGCCCTATCATCGTTGGTCAGCTAGGCCAAAATCTGATTATTCTGGCAGACACCATTATGGTCGGCTCCTTAGGCCCTTTGGCTTTAGGCGCTTCTGCGTTTGCCGGCAGCGTCTTTGTTGTATTTCTTATTTTTGCCTTTGGCGTTTTAGCTCCGATCACCGCGCTTATTGCTAAGGCTGAGGGCCAAGAAGATCATCCCCGGGGCGGAGTTTTACTTCATCACAGTGTGGGAATTGCCTTGGGCTTAAGTGCTTTTTTAGTGGCCGTTCTTTACATCTTAATGAGCCAACTGCATCTTTTGGGACAAACCAAGGACGTGATTGATCTGGCCCTTCCATTTTTTGAAATCACCATCTGGTCGCTTTTGCCCAGCCTCCTTTATCAAACCTATAAGCAGTTCACCGACGGTATCGGAAAAACCAAAGTCGGTATGGGGGTGATGATTTTTGGCGTTGTGTTTAACATCGCAGGCAACTTTGTTTTAATTAATGGCTACTGGGGTTTTCCGAAATTAGGCCTCAACGGTGCCGCTTGGGCGACCTTGATGGCCCGAACCTTAATGGCCCTCGCCATGATTGCCTTTGTTCATTTCCATCCCATGTTTAAAAAATATCTGACCGAAAGATGGTCGCACCGCTTTGATCGCCATCTCACCAAAAGCCTGATTCGCTTAGGTCTTCCTACAGGGATGACTTATATTTTTGAAGTCGGCGCCTTTTCCGCCGCGGCGGTGATGATGGGATGGTTTGGTTCTAGCCCCTTGGCGGCTCATCAAATCACCATCTCGCTAGCCAGCATGACTTTTTTAGTGACCATTGGTGTGGGCATTGCCGCCAGCATTCGCGTGGGATATGAAATTGGGCGCGATGATCGCAGACAAGCGCGCTTTGCCGGCATGACGGCGATTAAAATTGGCGCCACCTATATGGCCGTGTGCGGGGTTTTGTTTATGTCCCTGCGTTGGCACTTGCCGAAAATTTATGTCACGGATCCCGATGTCATCGCCATTGCGGCTGGTTTATTCATTATCGTAGCGCTTTTTCAAATCTTTGACGGAATTCAAGCCGTTTCCATCGGGGCCTTAAGAGGCATGAGTGATACGCAGATTCCGGGCATTATCGCCTTTTTTGCGTATTGGATTATCGGCTTACCGACGGGTTACTTTTTGGCCTTTCATGCGGGCGTTGGTCCCATGGGGGTCTGGATCGGATTACTGATCGCACTGATCATCGCCAGCAGTCTGCTGACATTGAGATTTCATATTTTAAGTAATCGCTATTTAAAGCCTTAA
- a CDS encoding NifU family protein: protein MSATAAVSFEPTPNPATMKFLLHRHVADEGFDCPTAQDAERSPLASKIFGFPWTSAVYIGTDFITVTKQDWVDWELLAQPLSGLIQEHLNNEEPVVVEFVSSPEDDANDEPIVRNIKSVLNREIRPVVALDGGDIVFHKYVDGTLFVRMKGACSGCPSSQVTLKEGIETRMKELFAEIKEVVSV from the coding sequence ATGAGCGCCACTGCTGCCGTCAGTTTTGAACCCACTCCCAATCCCGCAACAATGAAGTTCTTGCTTCATCGCCACGTGGCTGATGAGGGTTTTGATTGCCCTACAGCTCAGGACGCTGAGCGCTCTCCTTTAGCTTCAAAAATCTTTGGCTTCCCTTGGACTAGCGCCGTGTACATAGGAACAGACTTTATCACCGTCACGAAACAAGACTGGGTTGATTGGGAACTTTTGGCTCAACCTTTAAGCGGTCTTATTCAAGAACATTTAAATAACGAAGAACCCGTGGTTGTTGAATTTGTCTCAAGCCCGGAAGACGACGCCAATGACGAACCGATTGTTCGCAATATTAAGTCTGTTCTTAATCGCGAAATCCGTCCCGTCGTCGCCTTAGATGGTGGCGATATCGTGTTTCACAAATATGTCGACGGAACTTTATTCGTACGCATGAAGGGCGCTTGCTCGGGCTGCCCCAGTTCTCAAGTCACTTTAAAAGAAGGTATTGAGACACGGATGAAAGAACTTTTCGCCGAGATCAAAGAAGTTGTCTCAGTCTAA
- a CDS encoding class I fructose-bisphosphate aldolase, with the protein MTPRVREILSWYGADNPGTLTNLARIMNHGRLAGTGKMVILPVDQGFEHGPARTFGMNPDGYDPAYHVQLAIESGCNAYAAPLGALEVVARDFAGEIPLILKINNSDTLYGDKRPISALTSYIDDALRLGCVGIGFTIYPGSGERKHMYEEIAEASRLAKQAGLVVVIWSYARGEQISKEGETAIDVISYAAHIAAQLGAHIIKVKPPSSHIEQPAAAKVYQEQGIKVATMADRIRHVVQACFAGKRIVIFSGGDSKTTDVLLKEVSELAQGGGFGSIMGRNAFQRPKAESIKLLQDVMDTFAGKK; encoded by the coding sequence ATGACGCCAAGAGTTAGAGAGATTTTAAGCTGGTACGGAGCCGACAACCCAGGAACTTTAACGAATTTAGCTCGTATCATGAATCATGGACGCTTGGCGGGAACTGGAAAAATGGTCATTTTACCGGTGGACCAAGGTTTTGAACATGGACCGGCGCGTACTTTCGGGATGAATCCAGATGGGTACGATCCCGCTTACCATGTGCAATTGGCGATTGAGTCTGGTTGCAACGCTTACGCCGCTCCACTAGGTGCGCTTGAGGTGGTAGCACGTGATTTCGCGGGCGAAATTCCATTGATCTTAAAGATCAATAACTCGGACACTCTTTACGGAGATAAACGTCCTATTTCGGCATTAACTTCTTACATCGACGACGCTCTTCGTTTGGGTTGCGTGGGTATTGGTTTTACGATCTATCCGGGATCCGGCGAAAGAAAGCACATGTATGAAGAAATCGCAGAAGCCTCCCGCTTAGCTAAACAGGCCGGCCTTGTGGTCGTGATCTGGTCTTACGCGCGTGGTGAACAGATTTCTAAAGAAGGTGAGACAGCGATTGACGTGATTTCATACGCAGCTCACATCGCTGCGCAATTAGGTGCTCACATCATTAAAGTGAAACCACCAAGTTCACACATTGAGCAACCAGCTGCAGCGAAAGTTTACCAAGAACAAGGTATCAAGGTGGCAACAATGGCAGATCGTATCCGCCACGTGGTGCAAGCTTGCTTTGCAGGTAAACGTATCGTGATCTTCTCGGGTGGTGATTCAAAAACAACCGACGTTCTTTTAAAAGAAGTTTCTGAATTGGCGCAAGGTGGAGGCTTTGGATCCATCATGGGACGTAATGCTTTCCAACGTCCTAAGGCAGAATCTATCAAGCTTCTTCAAGACGTGATGGATACTTTCGCAGGTAAAAAATAA